The following are encoded together in the Salvia hispanica cultivar TCC Black 2014 chromosome 6, UniMelb_Shisp_WGS_1.0, whole genome shotgun sequence genome:
- the LOC125193274 gene encoding adenylylsulfatase HINT1-like, producing MASEKEAALAAAPSDSPTIFDKIINKQIPANIVYEDEQVLAFRDIAPQAPTHILIIPKLRDGLIGISTAEERHCEILGRLLYTAKLVAKQEGLKDGFRIVINDGPNGCQSVYHLHIHLLGGRQMNWPPG from the exons ATGGCTTCGGAAAAGGAGGCTGCTCTTGCTGCCGCTCCCTCAGATTCTCCCACCAT ATTCGACAAGATCATCAACAAGCAAATACCGGCCAACATCGTCTATGAGGATGAGCAG GTTCTGGCTTTCAGGGACATAGCTCCACAAGCGCCTACTCACATCCTCATTATCCCTAAACTCAGGGATGGATTGATTGGAATATCCACG GCTGAGGAGAGGCATTGTGAGATTCTTGGCCGTCTTCTATACACAGCGAAGCTTGTGGCAAAACAGGAAGGCCTTAAGGATGGCTTCAGAATTGTGATTAACGACGGACCTAATGGAT GTCAATCGGTGTATCACCTGCACATTCATCTTCTTGGCGGACGACAAATGAACTGGCCTCCGGGCTAA
- the LOC125192633 gene encoding ABSCISIC ACID-INSENSITIVE 5-like protein 2 — MVAQKMGSHGGGSNNTGLSQAQTQTQIQSHDPNPLARQGSLYSLTLDEVQNHLGDLGKPLSSMNLDELLKTLWTAEANNQAGEGGVDGGPNVQLPGQSAPGLSLNQQSNLMLSMDLSKKTVDEVWQDIQQGQKRSSLDRKTTLGEMTLEDFLVKAGVVSESVGGNKVLSSVGDGGGADLTGLPQHTQWMNYQMSSMHPPQQQQQQGMLPAFMPSHPVQQPITLGGNPIIDAGYPDAQMTMCSSPLMGTLSDTQTPGRKRVAPDDIAEKSVERRQKRMIKNRESAARSRARKQAYTHELENKVSRLEEENERLKRLQEVEKALPCIPPPEPKYQLRRTSSAPV; from the exons ATGGTAGCTCAGAAAATGGGATCTCATGGGGGTGGCAGTAATAACACTGGGTTGAGCCAAGCCCAAACCCAGACCCAAATTCAGAGTCATGACCCGAACCCGTTGGCTCGACAGGGATCACTGTATAGCCTCACTCTTGATGAGGTGCAGAACCATTTGGGTGACCTGGGAAAGCCCCTTAGTAGTATGAATCTTGATGAGCTTCTTAAGACTTTATGGACTGCTGAGGCTAATAATCAGGCTGGGGAAGGAGGTGTTGATGGCGGGCCTAACGTGCAGCTTCCGGGCCAATCTGCGCCTGGGTTGTCGTTGAATCAGCAATCGAACCTTATGCTGTCGATGGATCTCAGCAAGAAGACTGTGGATGAAGTGTGGCAGGACATCCAGCAGGGGCAGAAAAGGAGCAGTCTTGATAGGAAAACCACGCTTGGGGAGATGACATTGGAGGATTTCTTGGTGAAGGCGGGGGTGGTCTCTGAGTCTGTTGGAGGGAATAAGGTTTTAAGCTCTGTTGGTGATGGTGGTGGGGCTGATCTTACGGGGTTGCCTCAGCACACTCAGTGGATGAATTATCAGATGTCTTCGATGCATCCTccgcagcagcagcagcagcagggCATGCTGCCTGCTTTCATGCCTAGTCATCCAGTCCAACAGCCTATTACTCTTGGTGGAAATCCTATCATAGATGCTGGTTATCCCGATGCTCAAATGACTATGTGTTCATCCCCTCTTATGGGTACTTTATCAGACACACAGACACCTGGGCGTAAAAGGGTTGCTCCTGATGATATAGCTGAGAAAAGCGTTGAGAGGCGACAAAAGAGGATGATCAAAAATAGGGAATCTGCGGCCAGATCACGAGCAAGAAAACAG GCTTACACTCATGAACTGGAGAACAAGGTTTCACGTTTGGAAGAGGAGAATGAAAGGCTCAAGAGACTGCAG GAAGTGGAGAAGGCGTTGCCATGCATACCACCACCGGAGCCAAAATACCAGCTGCGTAGAACGAGCTCAGCTCCCGTGTGA